The region aggctcataatttaatgattttatttgtacttacagatggcatacaagtttgatattaaggcacatggaagttcacatgttcgagaaggaaTTTCTccccaaaaaacacattttgatatgtataaaataaaaatcactttcaaacagctctcctgtgaagtcgtgacttgcgacatactGAATCGGGTCACAAATGTAATCTATCCACGGAAAGCGCGATGTAGACCATCTGTTTTGTGAATAGACATGGATTTTTTGGATCTTAAACGTAAAAACAAAATTGCTCAGTTGTCACAACCCTAATGTATGTCATTCATACTATTGGTAAACTATTCATCTTTGTTTTTCAAGTGTCCAGGAGTAAAGAGTCTTAAGTGACACACTTTTTTCTTTTTTCAATAATTGACAGGATGTTGTTCAGACAGCCACGGCGGACACAGCAGTAGAGGCTGAGCTTGGAGAGGAGATTGGAGAGACTGTTGCAAAACAGACACTTCAGATTCAGAAAGACACTGTGTTGCTGGTGAACCTGAAGAAAACCTTGCAACCACAAGTGGAGGTAGAAAATGTGGCCTCAGAgatagaggaggtggaggaggaggctccAAAGGAGGTGGCAGGAACCAATGAAGACAAAGGAGAGAACAACGAAGAAACAGGCAGACCAAGATCCACTCGTATCACCAAACCTGTTGAGGCtgaggagacggtggaagaggaGCAGCCAACAGTTGAGGAACCTGCTGTGGAAGTGGAGATCTCGCCACctgaagatgaagaggaggctCCGGTTGTAGAACCTAGAGTCCTGAGTAGAGGAAGAAAAAGTGTTCCATTTACTCCGACTCCAAAACGCAAGTCCAAAAGAAGAGGCAAACAGcatgaggaagaggagaatgtGGAGGAGCCAGCAGAAGAAGAGGCACCAGTAATGGAAGCCAGAGTtctgaggagaggaaggaaatcggCTTCTGCTCCTGCCACACCTAGACGCCAATCCACACATGTACCTAAAGAGGAGGAGGCGGCTGAATCTGTTCGGGAAGCTTTGGAAGAAAAGGAGAAAGTAAAACCAGTGGAGGAGGTAAGGGCAGAGGAGAAAGACACACTAATGGACGAAGAGGACATGGTGGAGGAAGCTGCAACAGTGGAGAGTGTGGAGGAAGAAAGGGTGGCAGTGGAAGCCATAACTGAGGAAGATGGAAaggtagaggaagagaaggaaaaggaAGCTGAAGCTCCACCTGAAACTGCAACAGTGGAGGAAGAGAGTGTCGTAAAAGAAAATGTGGATGAAGAAGCAACAGCTAAGGAAGAGGAAGAGCAGGaagtggagagagtggaagaaGAAAATATTGAGGAAGCTGCAGCAGAAACTATTAGTGTGGAAGAAAATATGGAGGAGGAAGTAGCAACCACAGAGGAGAAAAAGGAAGAGGAAGAAGTGAAGAAAGAGGAGATAGTTATTGAACTAGCTGTAGAAAAACTATCTGAAGAAGTTGCTGGGATAGAAGAGGTAGAtaaagtggaggagaaagaggaagcaAAGCCAGTtgaggaagagaagaagactTCACTCGAGGAGGAAGAGCAAACTccagtagaggaggaagaggatgctcCAGTTGTAGAAACAAGAGTTttgaggagaggaagaaaaagtATTCCAGCTACTCCGACTCCAAAGCGCAAGTACACAAGAAGAGACAAACAAGAAGAGGAGAAAGACCCAGCTGTGGAAGAAAAGGAACCAGTAGTGGAAGCCAGAGTtctgaggagaggaggcagaggaagatgTTCTGCTCCTGCCCCTGCCACACACGGACGCAAATCCACAAGAGCCTGCCAACaaactgaggaagaggaggatgtggaggcaACGGTTGAACCTGCACCAGAAGCGATGGAGGaaaagatggaggaagagaagaaagtGGAGATAGTGGAAGAGGCGAGTgttgtggaaaaagtaaaagCAGTGGAGGGAGAAGGAACAACTCTGGAAGAGGAAAATGTGGAGGCTGAAGCAACAACTGAGGAAAATGAAGATGTTGAGGAAGCTGCAGCAGAAACTGCACCAGTGAAAGAAAATGTGGAGGCTGAAGCAACAACTGAGGAAAATGAAGATGTTGAGGAAGCTGCAGCAGAAACTGCACCAGTGAAAGAAAATGTGGAGGCTGAAGCAACAACTGAGGAAAAGGAAGATGTtgaggaagagaagaaagaggtTGAAGCAGTAAAGGAAACAATTGTTGAAATGGCTGTAGAGAAACTAGCAGAGACTGTTGAAAAGGCAGAAAACGTGGAGGAGGTAACAGCAGTGGAAAGTGTTGCAGATGAAGTGATAAAAAAGCCTGTTGAGGAACCTGCCAAGGAAGGGAAGACCTCACTACCTGAGGATGGAGAAGAGACTCCAGTGGTAGAAACAAGAGTCctgaggagaggaagaaaaagcATTCCAGTAACGCCTCCAAAACGCAAGTCCACACGAAGAGGCAAACAACCTGAAGAAGAGAAAGATGCAGAGGAAGACCCAGCTGAGGAGGAAGATGCACCAGTAGTGGAAACCATAGTTCTGAAGAGCGATAACGGGGGCAGATTTTCTGCTCTTGCCCCTCCTTCTGCCACGCCCACATGCAAATCCACACACGCCTGCATAAAacctgaggaagaggagaagaaggaagaagagtTGGAGGTAGAAAAGGTAGAGGAGGAAAAGATGGAGACGGTGGCTGAACCTATTCAGGAAGCTTTGGAAGTAGTGGATGAAGCAGCAGCTGCAACAGTGGAGAGTATGGGGGAAGAAAGGGTGGCAGAGGAACTAAGAACTGAGGAAGAGGAAACTGAAGCTGCAGCTGAAACTGTACCAGTGGAAGAGGAGAGTGTTGCAGAAGAAAAGGTGGTGGAGGGAGAAACAATTCAGGAAGAGGAAAAGGTAGAGGAGGAAAAGGAGATTACAGAAACTATTACAACACAGACACTCAAGCTTCAGAAAGCCACTGTGGTGCTGGTGGACTTGAAACAAATCTTGCAACCACAAGTGGGGATTGAAAATGTGGCCTCAGAGatagaggaggtgaaggaggatgCTCCAAAGGATGTGGCAGGAACTGATGAAGACGAAGTTGAGGACCCTGCTGTGGAAGTGGAGATCTCGCCAcctgaggatgaagaggaggctCCAGTTGTAGAAACAAGAGTCttgaggagaggaagaaaaagtGTTCCATTTACCCCGACTCCAAAACGCAAGTCCAAAAGAAAAGGCAAACAGCATGACGAAGAGGAGAATGTGGAGGAGCCACAGGAAAAAGAGGCAGCTGAGGAAGATGAAGAACAGGCTCCCGTAGTGGAAGCCAGAGTtctgaggagaggaaggaaatctGCTTCTGCCACACCTAGACGCAAATCCACACATGCCACTAAAGAACCTGAAGAGGAGGACTTGGCTGAATCTGTTCGGGAATCTGTGGATAAAAAAGAGGAAGTAAAACCAGTGGAGGAGGTAAGGGCAGAGGAGAAAGACACACTAATGGATGAGGAGGACATGGTGGAGGAAGCTGCAACAGTGGAGAGTGTGGAGGAAGAAAGGGTGGCAGTGGAAGCCATAACTGAGGAAGACGGAAaggtagaggaagagaaggaagaggaagcTGAAGCTGCAAAagtggaggaggggagtgttgCAGAAGTAAATGTGGATGAAGAAGCAACAACTGAAGAAAAGGAAaaagtggaggaagaggaggaagcagagagagtggAACAAGAAAATATTGAGGAAGCTGCAGCTGAAACTATTGGTGTGGAagacaagatggaggaggaagtagCAACCACAGAGGAGAAAAAGGAAGAGGAAAAAGtggaagagaagaaagaggaaaCACTTATTGAACTACTTGTAGAACAACTATCTGAGGAAGTTTATGTGGTAGAGGCAGAaaaagtggaggagaaagaggaagcaAAGCCAGTtgaggaagagaagaagactTCACCACCCGAGGAGGAAGAGCAAGCTccagtagaggaggaagaggatgctcCAGTTGTAGAAACAAGAGTTttgaggagaggaagaaaaagtATTCCAGCTACTCCGACTCCAAAGCGCAAGTCCACAAGAAGAGACAAACAAGCGGAGGAGAAAGACCCAGCTGTGGAAGAAAAGGAACCAGTAGTGGAAACCAGAGCtctgaggagaggaggcagaggaagatgTTCTGCTCCTGTCCCTGCCACACACGGACGCAAATCCACACGATCCCGCAAACAGCCTgaggagaaggatgaggaggTGGAGGCAGAATTGGTAAATGAGCAAAAGATGGTAGAGGTGGTTGCACCTGTTCAGGATGCTGTGGAGGCAGAATTGGTAAATGCACAAAAGATGGCAGAGGTGGTTGCACCTGTTCAGGATGCTGTGGAGGAAAAAATGGGGGAAGAAAAAGCAGTGGACGAAGCAGAAGCTGAAACTGCACCGTTGGAAGAGGAGAGTGTTGCTGAACAAAAGGTGGTGGAGGGACAAACGACTCAGGAAGAGAGAACTGCTACTGTGGAAGAAAAGGTGGAAGACAAAATACCTGAAAAAGAGGAAAAGGTTGAAGAGGACAAGAAAGCTGAAGCTGAAACTGCACCAGTAGAAGAGGAGAGTGTTGCAGACGAAAAAGTGGAGGAAGAAGCAAAACCCACAGAGGAGGAAAAGGTAGAAAAAGCAGCAACTGAGGAAGAGGAAAGAGTTGAGGAAGATAAGAAAGAGGTGGAAGCAGAAGAGGAAGAAATGGTTGAAATGGGTGTAGAAAAACTAGCAGATGTAGGTGAAGAGGCAGAACAAGTGGAGGAGTCAACAGCAGTTGAAAGGGTTGCAGATGAAGTGCTATTAAAGCCAGTTGAGGAACCTgctgaggaagaagagaagacCTCACCCcctgaggaagaagagaagacCTCGCCACCTGAGGAAGAAGATAAGACCTCACCACCTGAGAAGGAAGAGGTAGATGAGGAAGAACAAGCTCCAGTTGTAGAAGTAAGAGTTctgaggagaggaagaaaaagtGTTTCAGTTTCTCCCCCAAAACGCAAGTTGAGAGGAAAAGGTCAACAGCCTGAGAAAGACGAGAAGCTGGAGGAGCCAGAGGAGGAAGAGGCAGCTGAGGAGAAAGAAGAGGCACCCATAGTTGAAGCCAGAGTTCTCAGGAGAGGAAGGAGATCTGCCCCTACAACTGCCCCTGCTACATCTAGACGCAAATCCACACGAGTCAGCAAGCatcctgaggaagaggaggatgtggCGGCAGTTGCTGAACCTGCACCAGAAGCGATGGAGGAAAAGGTGGAGGAAGAAAAAGCTATGGAGGAGGAAACGGAAGCTGCAGCTGAAACAGCACCAGTGGAAGAGGAGAGTGTTGCAGAAGAAAAGGTGGAGGAAGTAAAAgcagtggaggaggaaggagaaattGTGGAAGATGAAAATGTGGAGGACGAGAAGGAACTGCAGATTGTGGTAAAAGAGAAGGTTCAAGAAGCTAAAGCTGCAGCTGAAACTGAACCAGTTGAACAGGATAATGTTGCAGAAGAAAAGGTGGAAGAGGAATTAAAAAGCATAGAGGAAGAAACGGTGGAAGAAGAAACaactgaggaagaggagaaagttGAGGAAGAGAAGAAAGATATGAATGCAGAAAAGGAAACATTTGTTGAAATGGCTGTAGAAAAACTAGCAGAGGTTGTTGAAGAGGCAGAAAAAGTGGAGGAGGTAACAGCAGTGGAAAGTGTTGCAGATGAAGTGGTAGAAAATCCAgctgaggaagaagagaagacCTCACTAcctgaggtggaagaggaggcTCCAGTTGTAGAAACAAGAGTTctgaggagaggaagaaaaagtgttccagtttctcctccAAAACTTAAGTCCACAAAAAGAGGCAAACAAGTCCAGGAAGAGGAAAGCATGGAGGAGCCGGAGGATGAAGAAGCACCAATAGTGGAAACCAGAGTTACAAGGAAAGGAAGGAAATCTGTCCTTGCTCCTGCCACACCTAGACGCAAATCCAAACGAGCCCGCATAGAACCTGAAGAAGAGAAAGATGAGAATGAAGAGGAAAAGGTAGACAATGCGGCTGCAACAGTGAAGAGTGTGGAGGAAGAAAAGGTGGAGGAAGTGAATGAACTGGAGGCAGAAGAAAAGGTTGAAGAGGAAACAAAAGCTGTGGAAGAAGCAAGAACTGAGGAAGAAGAAAAGGTGGAAGAAGCAACCACTGAGGAAGAAGAAAAGGTGGAAGAAGCAACCACTGAGGAAGAAGAAAAGGTGGAAGAAGCAACCACGGAGGAAGAAGAAAAGGTGGAAGAAGCAACCACTGAGGAAGGAGAAAAGGTGGAAGAAGCAACAACTGAGGGAGGAAAAAAGGTGGAAGAAGCAACAACTGCGGGGGCTGTGGTAGAGGAGGCTGAAAAGGTGGAGGAGGTGGCAACAGTGATGAAAAGTGTTGCAGTCGAAAAGCCAGTTGAGGAAGAGAAGACCTCACAACCTGAGGAAGAAGCAGAGACTCCTGTTGTAGAAATAAGGGTCCTAAGGCGAGGGAAAAAAAGCACTCCTGTTAATCCTCCAAAACGTAGGTTCACACCAAGAGGCAAGCAAGCTGAGGAAAATGAGAAGAAGGAGGAAGAAAAAGTAGAGGAGGTGGCTGAACATGTGCCGGAAGCTGTGGAGGAAAAGGAGGTGGCAGCTGAGGAAGATGAGGCACCATTAGTGGAAGCCAATGTTCTGTGGAGAGGAAGGAGATCTGCCCCTTCCACACCA is a window of Oncorhynchus keta strain PuntledgeMale-10-30-2019 chromosome 25, Oket_V2, whole genome shotgun sequence DNA encoding:
- the LOC118358589 gene encoding titin-like isoform X4, which encodes MLWKTTVISQPRSSKGMEFPVDGLVSVSQEILERSAQDYMNSLLHSPLDSPQHLTLANNTQVPIGLSNVGFVPLYGDNMRQKVLALFSQQDQFTAVGLYLLDQWWSLENILKTANSAKDGAVEVETIGERIVLYVLNRVVYRAKEISSGELPFLCHGENDYAKILWKDGQAVGFYSVKPSGSLCSSFVTQCYHIPVMDSIFVRKCHRGNGLGLQMLENFVDSFKEEYLGLRYPLSKAMYKVCGKYLSLYPAHRDLLWEVESVGGPSQRTNIANKIQAMAMSTLSKNLSFTEHSVVNRDVVENKVVMEEVTSHLQEQEAMEYTVEIVEEVTLVRVPKENEEMPVTTRGRSSGLKRKNILEESKSEKVLRVEDIEAEGETPKEKPVAEPHQDNKDVVAESDKEELAEDVIDTAMGDTAVEPELGEEMGKTVTTRTLQIQKDAVLLVNLKETLQPQVEVENVASEIEEVEEEAPKEVAEIDEETAEEPSKEEKKRSLTKPVEAEEKTVNEEQPAVEKPAEVKEKISPPEKEVVAPVVETRVLRRGIKSVPATPTPKRKYTRRVKQPVEEEKEEEVAEEEVEAAVVEAKVLRRGRRSAPPPAHTTPKCKSTPTVVEAEEAEKTDEMTEEEVDDEVQEKAVEEEKATTTTTSQEEEKATTTTTSQEEEKATTTTTSQEEEKATTTPTTSQEEEKATTTTTTTTSQEEEKATTTTSQEEEKATTTTTSQEEEKATTTTTTSQEEEKATTTTTSQEEEKTTTTTTTTTTTTSQEEEKATTTTTSQEEEKATTTTTTTTTTSQEEEKATTTTTTSQEEEKATTTTTSQEEEKATTTTTSQEEEKATTTTTTSQEEEKATTTTTTSQEEEKATTTSQEEEKVESFEEVVEVPPVVETRAMRSRTKTGTAATPKRKSLRSKSSVDYKEQDAEEEETGNESTVEEGEDNVVAEEVSVVEEEDKEEEEGFPVAEVAAVDETEKQPEEHKSEKVIRVEDIEADGETPKEKPVAEPHQENKDVVAESDKEELAEDVVHTATEDTAVEPEVREEIGETVTTQTLKLQKAIVVLVDLKKTLQPQVEVENVAPEIEVEEEAPKKVSGTDEDEKETAKEPSKQEKKRRGRPRSTRLTKPVEAEEETVKEEQPAVEKPAEGKEKISPPEEEDAGPVVETRVLRRGRISVPATPTPKRKYTQRGKQPKEEKEGEEEPAEEEEDAPVVETIVLKSERGKCSALAHPRHKSTQGCKEPEEEEEKEGELAKPVQEALEEKVEKAVDEAAAATVESMGEERVAEELRTEEEETEAAAETVPVVEESVAEEKVVEGETIQEEEKVEEEREIAETITTQTLKLQKATAVLVDLKKTVASEIEEEAPKELSGTNEDEEETAKEPSKQEKKRRGRPRSTHLTKPVEAEEEMVNEEQPAVEKPAEEKEKISPPEEEEAEKPDETTEEEVEDNVQDKAVEGEATTTTSQEEEEVVAESLEEVVEVPPVVETRAKRSRTKTVTAATPKRKSLRSKSSVDYKEQDAEEEETGNEPTVEEGEDNVVAEEVSVVEEEDKEEEEGFPVPEVAVVEESEKQPEEHKSEKVIRIEGETPKEKAVAEHQQHNKEEDAAESDKEELAEDVVQTATADTAVEAELGEEIGETVAKQTLQIQKDTVLLVNLKKTLQPQVEVENVASEIEEVEEEAPKEVAGTNEDKGENNEETGRPRSTRITKPVEAEETVEEEQPTVEEPAVEVEISPPEDEEEAPVVEPRVLSRGRKSVPFTPTPKRKSKRRGKQHEEEENVEEPAEEEAPVMEARVLRRGRKSASAPATPRRQSTHVPKEEEAAESVREALEEKEKVKPVEEVRAEEKDTLMDEEDMVEEAATVESVEEERVAVEAITEEDGKVEEEKEKEAEAPPETATVEEESVVKENVDEEATAKEEEEQEVERVEEENIEEAAAETISVEENMEEEVATTEEKKEEEEVKKEEIVIELAVEKLSEEVAGIEEVDKVEEKEEAKPVEEEKKTSLEEEEQTPVEEEEDAPVVETRVLRRGRKSIPATPTPKRKYTRRDKQEEEKDPAVEEKEPVVEARVLRRGGRGRCSAPAPATHGRKSTRACQQTEEEEDVEATVEPAPEAMEEKMEEEKKVEIVEEASVVEKVKAVEGEGTTLEEENVEAEATTEENEDVEEAAAETAPVKENVEAEATTEENEDVEEAAAETAPVKENVEAEATTEEKEDVEEEKKEVEAVKETIVEMAVEKLAETVEKAENVEEVTAVESVADEVIKKPVEEPAKEGKTSLPEDGEETPVVETRVLRRGRKSIPVTPPKRKSTRRGKQPEEEKDAEEDPAEEEDAPVVETIVLKSDNGGRFSALAPPSATPTCKSTHACIKPEEEEKKEEELEVEKVEEEKMETVAEPIQEALEVVDEAAAATVESMGEERVAEELRTEEEETEAAAETVPVEEESVAEEKVVEGETIQEEEKVEEEKEITETITTQTLKLQKATVVLVDLKQILQPQVGIENVASEIEEVKEDAPKDVAGTDEDEVEDPAVEVEISPPEDEEEAPVVETRVLRRGRKSVPFTPTPKRKSKRKGKQHDEEENVEEPQEKEAAEEDEEQAPVVEARVLRRGRKSASATPRRKSTHATKEPEEEDLAESVRESVDKKEEVKPVEEVRAEEKDTLMDEEDMVEEAATVESVEEERVAVEAITEEDGKVEEEKEEEAEAAKVEEGSVAEVNVDEEATTEEKEKVEEEEEAERVEQENIEEAAAETIGVEDKMEEEVATTEEKKEEEKVEEKKEETLIELLVEQLSEEVYVVEAEKVEEKEEAKPVEEEKKTSPPEEEEQAPVEEEEDAPVVETRVLRRGRKSIPATPTPKRKSTRRDKQAEEKDPAVEEKEPVVETRALRRGGRGRCSAPVPATHGRKSTRSRKQPEEKDEEVEAELVNEQKMVEVVAPVQDAVEAELVNAQKMAEVVAPVQDAVEEKMGEEKAVDEAEAETAPLEEESVAEQKVVEGQTTQEERTATVEEKVEDKIPEKEEKVEEDKKAEAETAPVEEESVADEKVEEEAKPTEEEKVEKAATEEEERVEEDKKEVEAEEEEMVEMGVEKLADVGEEAEQVEESTAVERVADEVLLKPVEEPAEEEEKTSPPEEEEKTSPPEEEDKTSPPEKEEVDEEEQAPVVEVRVLRRGRKSVSVSPPKRKLRGKGQQPEKDEKLEEPEEEEAAEEKEEAPIVEARVLRRGRRSAPTTAPATSRRKSTRVSKHPEEEEDVAAVAEPAPEAMEEKVEEEKAMEEETEAAAETAPVEEESVAEEKVEEVKAVEEEGEIVEDENVEDEKELQIVVKEKVQEAKAAAETEPVEQDNVAEEKVEEELKSIEEETVEEETTEEEEKVEEEKKDMNAEKETFVEMAVEKLAEVVEEAEKVEEVTAVESVADEVVENPAEEEEKTSLPEVEEEAPVVETRVLRRGRKSVPVSPPKLKSTKRGKQVQEEESMEEPEDEEAPIVETRVTRKGRKSVLAPATPRRKSKRARIEPEEEKDENEEEKVDNAAATVKSVEEEKVEEVNELEAEEKVEEETKAVEEARTEEEEKVEEATTEEEEKVEEATTEEEEKVEEATTEEEEKVEEATTEEGEKVEEATTEGGKKVEEATTAGAVVEEAEKVEEVATVMKSVAVEKPVEEEKTSQPEEEAETPVVEIRVLRRGKKSTPVNPPKRRFTPRGKQAEENEKKEEEKVEEVAEHVPEAVEEKEVAAEEDEAPLVEANVLWRGRRSAPSTPRRKSKRARKEPEEEENEEENVEEENAVEEKMVVEENKMEEEEEKVEEPAENAASETKEAEAIAQQPEEVAEQTEQKEEVKNTAETEEEKVADEETDKAVEKDEGDTTNVGKNTDKATVTSATQDEVAGKASEDEEGETLAVEAEEAEKTEETTEEVEDKVQDKAVEEEGEASTTTSQEEERVEAESFEEVVEVPPVVETRAMRSRTKTVTAATPKRKSLRSKSSVDYKEQDAEEEETGNEPTVEEGEDNVVAEEASVVEEEKKEKEEEGAPVPEVAVVKEMEKQPVVSRVLRVRLTATPMAIPTPQQRTSTKRSKIVTPEKVEPEVGMLSSDEEQEESPVEKRNLRKRKSMEPTPVRRSMRRSRT
- the LOC118358589 gene encoding titin-like isoform X7, which codes for MLWKTTVISQPRSSKGMEFPVDGLVSVSQEILERSAQDYMNSLLHSPLDSPQHLTLANNTQVPIGLSNVGFVPLYGDNMRQKVLALFSQQDQFTAVGLYLLDQWWSLENILKTANSAKDGAVEVETIGERIVLYVLNRVVYRAKEISSGELPFLCHGENDYAKILWKDGQAVGFYSVKPSGSLCSSFVTQCYHIPVMDSIFVRKCHRGNGLGLQMLENFVDSFKEEYLGLRYPLSKAMYKVCGKYLSLYPAHRDLLWEVESVGGPSQRTNIANKIQAMAMSTLSKNLSFTEHSVVNRDVVENKVVMEEVTSHLQEQEAMEYTVEIVEEVTLVRVPKENEEMPVTTRGRSSGLKRKNILEESKSEKVLRVEDIEAEGETPKEKPVAEPHQDNKDVVAESDKEELAEDVIDTAMGDTAVEPELGEEMGKTVTTRTLQIQKDAVLLVNLKETLQPQVEVENVASEIEEVEEEAPKEVAEIDEETAEEPSKEEKKRSLTKPVEAEEKTVNEEQPAVEKPAEVKEKISPPEKEVVAPVVETRVLRRGIKSVPATPTPKRKYTRRVKQPVEEEKEEEVAEEEVEAAVVEAKVLRRGRRSAPPPAHTTPKCKSTPTVVEAEEAEKTDEMTEEEVDDEVQEKAVEEEKATTTTTSQEEEKATTTTTSQEEEKATTTTTSQEEEKATTTPTTSQEEEKATTTTTTTTSQEEEKATTTTSQEEEKATTTTTSQEEEKATTTTTTSQEEEKATTTTTSQEEEKTTTTTTTTTTTTSQEEEKATTTTTTSQEEEKATTTTTTSQEEEKATTTTTTSQEEEKATTTTTSQEEEKATTTSQEEEKVESFEEVVEVPPVVETRAMRSRTKTGTAATPKRKSLRSKSSVDYKEQDAEEEETGNESTVEEGEDNVVAEEVSVVEEEDKEEEEGFPVAEVAAVDETEKQPEEHKSEKVIRVEDIEADGETPKEKPVAEPHQENKDVVAESDKEELAEDVVHTATEDTAVEPEVREEIGETVTTQTLKLQKAIVVLVDLKKTLQPQVEVENVAPEIEVEEEAPKKVSGTDEDEKETAKEPSKQEKKRRGRPRSTRLTKPVEAEEETVKEEQPAVEKPAEGKEKISPPEEEDAGPVVETRVLRRGRISVPATPTPKRKYTQRGKQPKEEKEGEEEPAEEEEDAPVVETIVLKSERGKCSALAHPRHKSTQGCKEPEEEEEKEGELAKPVQEALEEKVEKAVDEAAAATVESMGEERVAEELRTEEEETEAAAETVPVVEESVAEEKVVEGETIQEEEKVEEEREIAETITTQTLKLQKATAVLVDLKKTVASEIEEEAPKELSGTNEDEEETAKEPSKQEKKRRGRPRSTHLTKPVEAEEEMVNEEQPAVEKPAEEKEKISPPEEEEAEKPDETTEEEVEDNVQDKAVEGEATTTTSQEEEEVVAESLEEVVEVPPVVETRAKRSRTKTVTAATPKRKSLRSKSSVDYKEQDAEEEETGNEPTVEEGEDNVVAEEVSVVEEEDKEEEEGFPVPEVAVVEESEKQPEEHKSEKVIRIEGETPKEKAVAEHQQHNKEEDAAESDKEELAEDVVQTATADTAVEAELGEEIGETVAKQTLQIQKDTVLLVNLKKTLQPQVEVENVASEIEEVEEEAPKEVAGTNEDKGENNEETGRPRSTRITKPVEAEETVEEEQPTVEEPAVEVEISPPEDEEEAPVVEPRVLSRGRKSVPFTPTPKRKSKRRGKQHEEEENVEEPAEEEAPVMEARVLRRGRKSASAPATPRRQSTHVPKEEEAAESVREALEEKEKVKPVEEVRAEEKDTLMDEEDMVEEAATVESVEEERVAVEAITEEDGKVEEEKEKEAEAPPETATVEEESVVKENVDEEATAKEEEEQEVERVEEENIEEAAAETISVEENMEEEVATTEEKKEEEEVKKEEIVIELAVEKLSEEVAGIEEVDKVEEKEEAKPVEEEKKTSLEEEEQTPVEEEEDAPVVETRVLRRGRKSIPATPTPKRKYTRRDKQEEEKDPAVEEKEPVVEARVLRRGGRGRCSAPAPATHGRKSTRACQQTEEEEDVEATVEPAPEAMEEKMEEEKKVEIVEEASVVEKVKAVEGEGTTLEEENVEAEATTEENEDVEEAAAETAPVKENVEAEATTEENEDVEEAAAETAPVKENVEAEATTEEKEDVEEEKKEVEAVKETIVEMAVEKLAETVEKAENVEEVTAVESVADEVIKKPVEEPAKEGKTSLPEDGEETPVVETRVLRRGRKSIPVTPPKRKSTRRGKQPEEEKDAEEDPAEEEDAPVVETIVLKSDNGGRFSALAPPSATPTCKSTHACIKPEEEEKKEEELEVEKVEEEKMETVAEPIQEALEVVDEAAAATVESMGEERVAEELRTEEEETEAAAETVPVEEESVAEEKVVEGETIQEEEKVEEEKEITETITTQTLKLQKATVVLVDLKQILQPQVGIENVASEIEEVKEDAPKDVAGTDEDEVEDPAVEVEISPPEDEEEAPVVETRVLRRGRKSVPFTPTPKRKSKRKGKQHDEEENVEEPQEKEAAEEDEEQAPVVEARVLRRGRKSASATPRRKSTHATKEPEEEDLAESVRESVDKKEEVKPVEEVRAEEKDTLMDEEDMVEEAATVESVEEERVAVEAITEEDGKVEEEKEEEAEAAKVEEGSVAEVNVDEEATTEEKEKVEEEEEAERVEQENIEEAAAETIGVEDKMEEEVATTEEKKEEEKVEEKKEETLIELLVEQLSEEVYVVEAEKVEEKEEAKPVEEEKKTSPPEEEEQAPVEEEEDAPVVETRVLRRGRKSIPATPTPKRKSTRRDKQAEEKDPAVEEKEPVVETRALRRGGRGRCSAPVPATHGRKSTRSRKQPEEKDEEVEAELVNEQKMVEVVAPVQDAVEAELVNAQKMAEVVAPVQDAVEEKMGEEKAVDEAEAETAPLEEESVAEQKVVEGQTTQEERTATVEEKVEDKIPEKEEKVEEDKKAEAETAPVEEESVADEKVEEEAKPTEEEKVEKAATEEEERVEEDKKEVEAEEEEMVEMGVEKLADVGEEAEQVEESTAVERVADEVLLKPVEEPAEEEEKTSPPEEEEKTSPPEEEDKTSPPEKEEVDEEEQAPVVEVRVLRRGRKSVSVSPPKRKLRGKGQQPEKDEKLEEPEEEEAAEEKEEAPIVEARVLRRGRRSAPTTAPATSRRKSTRVSKHPEEEEDVAAVAEPAPEAMEEKVEEEKAMEEETEAAAETAPVEEESVAEEKVEEVKAVEEEGEIVEDENVEDEKELQIVVKEKVQEAKAAAETEPVEQDNVAEEKVEEELKSIEEETVEEETTEEEEKVEEEKKDMNAEKETFVEMAVEKLAEVVEEAEKVEEVTAVESVADEVVENPAEEEEKTSLPEVEEEAPVVETRVLRRGRKSVPVSPPKLKSTKRGKQVQEEESMEEPEDEEAPIVETRVTRKGRKSVLAPATPRRKSKRARIEPEEEKDENEEEKVDNAAATVKSVEEEKVEEVNELEAEEKVEEETKAVEEARTEEEEKVEEATTEEEEKVEEATTEEEEKVEEATTEEEEKVEEATTEEGEKVEEATTEGGKKVEEATTAGAVVEEAEKVEEVATVMKSVAVEKPVEEEKTSQPEEEAETPVVEIRVLRRGKKSTPVNPPKRRFTPRGKQAEENEKKEEEKVEEVAEHVPEAVEEKEVAAEEDEAPLVEANVLWRGRRSAPSTPRRKSKRARKEPEEEENEEENVEEENAVEEKMVVEENKMEEEEEKVEEPAENAASETKEAEAIAQQPEEVAEQTEQKEEVKNTAETEEEKVADEETDKAVEKDEGDTTNVGKNTDKATVTSATQDEVAGKASEDEEGETLAVEAEEAEKTEETTEEVEDKVQDKAVEEEGEASTTTSQEEERVEAESFEEVVEVPPVVETRAMRSRTKTVTAATPKRKSLRSKSSVDYKEQDAEEEETGNEPTVEEGEDNVVAEEASVVEEEKKEKEEEGAPVPEVAVVKEMEKQPVVSRVLRVRLTATPMAIPTPQQRTSTKRSKIVTPEKVEPEVGMLSSDEEQEESPVEKRNLRKRKSMEPTPVRRSMRRSRT